The following proteins are encoded in a genomic region of Pectinophora gossypiella chromosome 6, ilPecGoss1.1, whole genome shotgun sequence:
- the LOC126367559 gene encoding macrophage mannose receptor 1-like: protein MECHEAPILVFAFCLIFALSKAIPPDKHYRSDYVYNRQTDAFYKIHIEETFNHGAAVTCSLEGATLMVPSTREDLIQAHAMMKSFPDIGDYFWIGADGKEHESVEEQPIINLHAESSEYEYVSPCDILTRRGEIESASCYHRRPFICKVAANDAIYDSQCHVYSSAYQYYSSVGSCYKVSDVPLTWDQAYAECRAEGAHLVVLNSEAEHQAVWDIIRAAPRAIGVQAFFFFFAGIRANRPTDGTPRVFRTVFNETLQEAGYSEWSEGEPNNYQDTEYCGTIFLNNGKYNDVECAHLYQFVCEKEVHAATH from the exons ATGGAGTGTCATGAAGCCCCAATACTAGTTTTTGCTTTTTGCCTGATTTTTG CTCTAAGTAAAGCTATACCACCCGACAAACATTACCGCTCAGATTATGTATACAATCGACAAACCGACGCGTTCTACAAGATACACATTGAAGAAACATTCAACCACGGCGCAGCTGTAACTTGCTCCCTGGAAGGAGCTACGCTTATGGTGCCCTCAACGAGAGAAGACCTGATCCAAGCCCATGCTATGATGAAGAGTTTCCCAGATATTGGAGACTATTTTTGGATAGGCGCTGATGGAAAGGAGCACGAATCAGTTGAAGAGCAACCGATTATCAATC TGCATGCAGAAAGCAGTGAATACGAATACGTCTCACCGTGTGACATCCTGACGAGAAGAGGCGAGATAGAGTCGGCGTCCTGCTACCACCGGCGACCGTTCATCTGCAAGGTGGCTGCCAATGACGCCATTTACGATAGCCAATGCCACGTCTATAGCAGCG cgTACCAGTATTATTCCTCGGTGGGGAGCTGCTACAAGGTCTCGGATGTACCGTTGACGTGGGACCAGGCGTACGCTGAATGTCGTGCTGAAGGCGCACACCTGGTGGTACTCAACTCCGAAGCGGAGCACCAAGCTGTGTGGGACATCATCCGCGCCGCGCCGAGAGCCATTGGCGTCCAGgcgttctttttcttcttcgctGGCATCAGAGCGAATAGACCCACCGATGGGACCCCTAGAGTTTTTAGGACTGTCTTCA atgagACGCTCCAAGAGGCAGGGTACTCGGAGTGGTCGGAAGGCGAGCCCAACAACTACCAGGACACAGAGTACTGCGGCACCATATTCCTCAACAATGGCAAGTACAATGATGTCGAATGCGCGCACCTATACCAGTTTGTATGCGAGAAGGAAGTGCACGCAGCGACACATtga